TTTCTGCATGCCTCTTGAGAGGAGAGCTCTGCAGCTCTTTATGGAGAGTGCCACATAGCAGATAGCGGGCTCAAGTGGGCGCCAGTTTGGGGCGTCTCCAACTCGGTGGGTGGTGCAGCAAAATTCCAAACCCAACGCCAGATAAAAATACACTTTTTAATGCATTCAAAACAAACAACGGCGCGCGGCTCTAATGCATTTCAGTTCCCTGAAAAAGCTATCCTCCCTTCCACTcccttttctttgtttttcgccaaaaaaaaaatgtccatTTTCCGTTCGGGCGTTGACAACTTCAAATCAACCTCCTCCTCGTGCGGATGATTCACAAAACGATGCCACGGATTTGCACTCATAATGCCAATTGCCATCAAAACGAAGAGTTGACAAATCGAGGATTTAGTATACCTCTTGGCCCATATAGCATCGACATCTCGGGGGCTGTGACGTGTCACTGTTTCTGTGGCTCTGACTCATGCGGATGAGAAATACACTCATCCTCCGCGCCATGAGATGTGTATATGATCATGTGGGTGAAAGAAAGCTTGAAATATGCCATGCTATATTGTACGGCAACGATCTAGTTCGATATACATGGCCCATCGGAAAGTCTATGCAATTAGATCAAAATAAGCAACAATATCTGATATTTATGAATCTTCTGTGTGGTAAACAAATCTGCCATTTCAATCGATTTGGGAAATGTTTAACTCAGTTTGTATCTATATATGAATAGATTTCTGTATTTATAAATAggcattcacaaataaaaactaaatattttcgGCTGTGTTTTGGTATCTACACAATTTCCACTACCCCCTTTCTGGCCTATCCCCCCATGTTATGAGCCATTGACAGAATTATTCGCTGTCAGAGTTTTCATTACCTTGCATGCGGTAGATGCAGTGCTAGGCAGGAAATCATCATCGGCCACATAAGTAATAGTTTTATTGCTATTGCCTGAAGATGGCCATAGAATTGGTATAGAAATGTTCTTCTGGTAGAGTATTTGGCATTCGGTTTGGCCGTTTTTGGTACATGCCTTCAGCTAAACGATTAATCATCAAAAATATGTGCAACTCGTGATGTtaaatgcaattgcaatttaattaatcTCAACAGCAAATAGCATTACAAATGTGTCTTTTCTGAcgattcaaattaaaattgtatgtTTGGTTGCGATTTGTGCTAGATATTGGAATTATTTGTCGATTTAAATGTAGATTATCTTGGGATGCTGTGTCATCAATGTGCCCTTGCCTTGCCATCCTCAACATGAGTATAGGGGTGCATATTTTAGATTTGTGGGTGAAGTAGGTGGGTGTGGGACATCCataaggaagcgtttccgcttgatcagcatcaatagccgagttatccctgtctgtccatccgtcttgtttgacgccaagttctcagagactataagagctagagctaCGAAATGTTGTATCCAAACTCCAAGCAGATTCCCGAATCttaatcagatcggattatttttatagccagaagaaacacaacaacactgtctctctctcacacactctcgtcgtgcaatgtgtgcgccctctggcggaagGGAGCCATACTGACCAAGTATCGGATaaaaatgtagagtcgcggccgtaACTGCAACTCACATAGTTCTTTATAtaatgttaatttaataagagtTACTTAAACTATGATctatttttttcatatttaaattggTTTACTACTAATGTATCAAAGAGTTAACTAGTCATATATACCTTTTATTAGgatgattttaattttgttcattGTTTAACAAATTTTTTGAGTTTTAATGTTCGAGGCGTCTAGACGTTTGAGTCTTTCTGATTTTATACGCCAATGCAACTTTTTAAGATTATTTTAGCATTTGATGCCAATGGTTCTGATCGGGCAAGGCCCCAAATCAGGCTAAATTCCAAggaatagaaaaatatatatagacacTAGCGGGAACGGGTACTTCTATACCCAGTACTCAGTATAGACATATTTgagcttatgatttatgtTACCGTtacgatatattttatacgtaATTATATCTAAGCGTTAACGGAAGCCCCTGACTGCcgcctgctctctctctctctcattcatGCTGATCTCTCCGCAATCTTTCTGAACTTTGCTCCCACTTGTCATGAGAGATAGGTACAacatagagagaaagagaggaagcACGACCCCTATTTACAACCCAATTACCTATTTTATaagaattttaaatacttttgtgtgtttccatTCTTCcggcaataaatattttgtattccgCTACATGTGTCTCCCTCTTTTTCACTTCTCACACCAAAACCAGCTGTGTTGCTATCGTGTTGTGTTGCCTCCAACATGGGAGCACACTGCACGAataagagtgagagagagaaagagtgagcGGGTGGAAGTGGtagcgtagccaatgcaaatggATTTGTTTATTGTgactataataatgatccgatctgatctagGTTCGGCAATTTGATCGATATTCATTCTGATCATTATCAATGATTCTGTcattttggtttttaaaaTTGTGAATAACAAAGATTTTCGTCCCTTGTGTTGCAGGGAATGGGGTGTCtcacacttgtaacagtgtgatatcacaggagtctggtTACAAAACTTGGTTGCTCTAgatcttatagtctctgagaactaggcatCACACAaggcggacagacagacatggctatatcgagtCGGCTGTTGCGGCTggtcaagaatatatataccttATGGGATTGGAAACGCTTCCTTTTAGGTATTACACACATTCACAAACAAACTAATATATCCCTAAACTCAACGAGTACCGGGTATGAAAAATATTGGAAGCTTGGCACTTTAGGTTCCATATATTGCCGCTAAAGTGGCGCTGCTGCAGTTTGCGGCAAACCTGTGCACTACATGGTTGAAACATTTGGTTGTTTTTCATTACTACTCATGTAGATGGCGCTGGCCGCTGCTTTTAAAAATCTACGTAGAAAGCATGTCAAAGCAGCATTGATATGTAGAAGAGATGTAAAAGTAAAGAACAAAAATCTTGTTCAATTCGATCGTGCCCCCCAGTATCCCCCAGCATTATCTTTTATTCGTAAAAACTAATGAAGAATTCAAGTAAAAAGTAGCCATATCCATATCTGAAATATCGGTCATCCATTATTTGTTAAGTCCAGGGCCTACAATACATTTTTGCGTCTTTAGCTATACCATACATAGattaaaaataagtaaaatcGATCGAAAAACAGTACGAGTATCAGTTCAGGAAGAACTCAATCAGGTTGGTCAGCCGCCGCATATTGACATAGTTGACCAGCACCAAATAGCCGTAGCAGGTGTATATATAGGCCCACCACTGGACATGGAGCGGCTCCTTGAACCAGCTGCCACTCCGCAGGCGTCCCACTCCGTGGAAGCCATAGGGCTGCAGGACGTAGGCGTGGTGTCGTTCGGTGATCAGGCGCCGGAACACCGCACCGCACAGGTGGACCACGGTCAGCAGAAGAATGAGTCGCCGCAGGTGCACCAAGAGCAGTACCATTTTAACGAGAGTTCCCGTGTTCTGGGGGAAAGTATATCAATTTCCTGGACTCTGATTAATCTCTCAATTATCACCACACACTCCGTACAGTTCTGGGGCTTCTTCTTAATTTCCcgaatttatttttacttcTGCTTCTTTCGATTTATTTTCGCATTTTCGCGAGTTCTTCGCGTTCCGCCTTGTCGTTTTGTTTTCCTCGCATTTTTCGCCTGCCTTTGTGGTGGAAATGATATATATAGACAGACACGTATATAAAACCGATTTCAGCTGGCAACACTTGCCAAAAGTTCTTACAACTATTTCTCGATCGAAAGTTTTGGGCTATAagctttttcctttttggcggTTAGGTGTGCAATATTTGATTTGGAAAATTGTTTAGAATCAAAGACCCCCTGTTTATAATATGTTGTAATGTGTAGATTCCAAGCAAATCGCAGGAAAAAAACTGTCAGTGCTTGCCAAATCGAATTAGAATCCACTTCAAATGGAGCATAATAGAACGCCTCTTCAGTTGCCTTTCCGCGCATTCAGACATAAGCTATTCCCAAGTACGCCCCATAAAAAAATATCTACAAAAATCAACAAGCTGCATCCGATTAAGATCGATCGAGGCAGTGGCATAAGTTTAGAAGGGGTTTCCAAAGGAAATAATTGATTTAAGATTTAATGCTTCAAGATGATACCCATGGATCGAATAGATTTAACATACATTCTTGAACAGTTTGGTTGTCAATTTTAACTCCCAAGACCCCTTCTAAACTCTGGCACTGCCTGCACCGCGTATACGCaatgcgtatacgtaatattttCATGAAAGAGCCACAAGAAAAATACTTGAGACCCAGACACACACTTCTAAACAACAGCTCCAGCCAAATGCAACCTTGAAAAAGCGATCAAATCCCCAGTCCATCGTGAAACCAAAATTTGTGTcggaaaagcaaacaaaaggccCCTCGCAGATTGCAACACACAGTGAGGCTGGTtaagaacagcagcatacaatatttaaattatatattagCACACAGAACGCGAGCCgtggaaaatgtg
The sequence above is a segment of the Drosophila pseudoobscura strain MV-25-SWS-2005 chromosome X, UCI_Dpse_MV25, whole genome shotgun sequence genome. Coding sequences within it:
- the LOC4812714 gene encoding uncharacterized protein, whose product is MVLLLVHLRRLILLLTVVHLCGAVFRRLITERHHAYVLQPYGFHGVGRLRSGSWFKEPLHVQWWAYIYTCYGYLVLVNYVNMRRLTNLIEFFLN